Below is a window of Camelina sativa cultivar DH55 chromosome 11, Cs, whole genome shotgun sequence DNA.
ATGTGCTTCCATGCATCATAACCGTAAGAGCCATATCCATAGCCGTTCGAGTAAGGTCCACACATCCCATAATTTGAGTAAATGTTATCCATGTACCCATAAGATTGACCTGCACCAGCTGATCTTCCATGCTGAGTCTGCAAAATAAGATGATAATAAATCAATGAATAAACAAGTCCAGACTACATACCAAGTTATCATGACTCCAGCTGAATGAAGGGAAAAAAGGACATACTAGGTACTGATACTGAAGATTGCTCTTCCCTGAAGCATAGCTCCCACTGTAACCATATCTTGGATACTGATATGCTGGAGAATAGTACCCATAAGAGTAGGCACCTTTTCCATACGAACCCTTTGCGTTATAAGCTGAGTTTTGGTAACCAAGTTTCTTCGGGTTTGAAACCTTGTCCTTGGTTAAACCTCCATCTTTAGATAACAGACTAGGTTTACCATTCTTGGTAGCCTCCACTAGCTCTTCACTGAGTAAGTAGTCATTACCGTTTCCGCCGTAAGCCACCTGCAACAAAAACGGACACAAGCCTTCATAAGTCCAATCCAAAAATACCTCTTAGTGAACACATTAAGAGGAATGATCTTAAATTAATAGACAAAAACTCAGAGAAACAGGAATCAGAAAGGCTAACAGTCTCAATTACATGGCCAAAATGAAAAAAGAGCTAGGCCAAAAAAATGAGCACATATGAACAAAATACACATAAGATGAACACAGAAACATACCTTATTATCAGAATCAGGAGCCAAAGCCTTGATTTTTGGATCAAGCGACAAATTGTGAAGCATATCTGAAGCAACTGTATATATTTAAAGTCAAGGAAACAATTTTGAGAAACAGAACATCAGATctaccataaaccctaaaagttaaagtttttataacAATACACGTAAAACTAACTACGAAAATCTAAATTCTATCGTAGAACAGGAAGATGTAACAACAGATCCAGCTAGAAATCAAGAGATCAACTTATATATTAAACCctttgaacaaaaagaaaacttttttcAGAGAAGCCTTTTGACGACATAAAAAACTGTTAAAgcgaaaacaaaagaatagagAGAATTGAAGGATACGGTCAGAATTTGCCATGGCTGTTGTAGTTTTTTGCTTAGCGGCGGAAACTTggtaaagaagagagaaaatagcaaatgtgtgagagagagagagagtgtgggCGGACTGACTTAGCGGAgaccacaaaaccctaaaaagctacaacattttttttttttgagtatttcATGTTTCGGGTCAACCCATTATTTAGTTTCGGGTCATGTGAGTCGGGTTACGCTTTCAGTGGGCCTcaagtaaaaagagaaaacaggtCTTATGAGGTAGATAAGGCCCATTCGCTATAGCTACTGAGCTGTCACGTAAAACAAATGACGACCTAATGATATAGCTTTTCCTGAACACCTTTTGATTGAACGGTCACGATTAACTTAGATCGTGCAACTTCGCTACATAAACCCTTTTTCACTCGGTCAAGTAGGGTTTTAACAAAATCGAGGAAGCGAAGTGTTGAGGTACTTTTTTACTCTTCAAGCTCATTTCTTTCTCATAAACCCTAGTTAGTTCTCAGCTTTAGCTGTTGTAAAAGGTTATCTCGTCTCTGATTTTGAATGATCTCTGTCATTTCTTCGCTTTTCATTTTCATCGATTTATAGTTTCGATCTTTGCTACTGAATGACATATCTGCTTTGTGTTTCGATTCTGAATTCACGTTTTGGTTCCTTGTAAAGTCTGATTAGGCAAAACGAAGAGTTTGAATTTAAAAAGCCTTTGATTTTAGAAAAGTATGAAACTTGCCTAGAGGAAATGATATGATCCTTACTTTTTAATTTGAGTTTCCAATGACTAAAGTATTTGTCTTTTCCATCTTAGATATCTAAAGGAGATGGCTTTTTTGAGTAAATTCGGGAACATATTGAAGCAGACGTCGAGCAAGCAACTCAATGCTCAGGTTTCTCTATCAAGCCCCTCGCTTTTTCAGGCTTTAAGGTGTATGTCATCTTCTAAGCTCTTCATTGGAGGTGAGTCTAGTCTAGCTTTATAAACTCTTTGGAAAATGAAGAATTGGttacttaattttttgttatttcgttACCAACtttgtggttttgttttcttttctgttgTAAGGTATGGCTTATAGCATGGATGAGGATAGCTTAAGAGAAGCTTTCACTAAATATGGTGAAGTCGTTGAAAGTAAATAACTGATCTGTTTACTATTCTTGTGAATGTTATTGCACTGTGTTAGTGAACAAATTAGGCACTTGTTTGTTTCGTTTGTTGCTTTATGCTAACCCAGCCTCTATGTTTTTACACAGCTAGGGTTATTTTGGATCGTGAAACGGGTAGGTCGAGGGGATTCGGATTTGTTACATTCACCTCTTCAGAAGCGGCCTCTAGTGCTATCCAGGCTTTGGATGGTCGGGTAAGTTCAATTGCTTATTTATGAATCTTTGAGAGAGTAAAAATGTCTTTGAGCTTTCTGGTGTCTCGTTGGGTAGACCTTTCATTTCTAATATTCACATTCacagtttttaatattttcgtaTCTGATATtggaagttttgttttgttgagtttAACATTCATTGATAAATTTCCCTGTTTGATCCATTGCCTTAATCTTCCCTCAGGATCTCCATGGCCGGGTTGTTAAAGTAAATTATGCAAATGATAGAACAAGTGGTGGTGGTTTTGGAGGTGGGGGCTATGGAGGCGGCGGCTATGGAGGTGGCGGTGCTGGTGGCTATGGAGGCGGCTATGGCGGCGGTGGTGGCTATGGCAGCGGCAATGCTGGAGGGTATGGCAGCGGCAATGCTGGAGGCTATGGCAGCAATGCTGGAGGCTATGGCGGCAGTGCTGGTGGCTATGGCGGCAGTGGTGCTGGTGGCTATGGAGGCGATGCTACTGGTCACGGAGCTGGTGGTGGTTATGGTGCAAGCGGTGGATATGGATCTAGCGGCAACACTTATGGTGAGGTTCCAAGTGCAACTGCAGGGGCTGTTGGTGACTATAATGGAAGTAGTGGTTATGGTAGTGCCAATACTTACGGTAGCAATAATGGTGGGTTCGCTGGAGATAGCCAGTTTGGAGGAAACCCTGTTCCCAACAGCTCGCAATTTGCTGGTGACAATACTCAGTTTGCTGCCGGTAGCCAATTTGGCGGTGAAGATCAATTTGGAAGCATGGAGAAAAGTGAAATTAAGATGGAGAATGGACCAGTGGAAGGAGATTTCGAAGATGACACTGATGTTGCCAAAAGAGCTTGAAGCAAGTAGCAAAAAATGTTTCAAGActtggtttaatttttatgattagTGATAGTTATCTGAACTTTCCTGAGGAAAACACTTCATCTAGTAACAATCTGCTATTTCTATCTTGAAAATAAGTTGTAGTTTGAGATTGTTTCTGAAGGTATctattgaattttaaaacaaaaatgtgagcTTTGTTTCAGCTTTTCTTATGGTCTACACAGTAAACACTAATCAGACTTTAAAAATTCCGAACTCTGATGTTGCCTATGTTACAGCTTATGTTCAGTTTCTTCCATGAGAAATAGCATCTTCTGAGCATTCAACACAACAGGAGAcccttgttttgttttctcaacaATCTGCTTTATCAGTTGCTTCTCCATTTCACTCTCAAAGTCGCTactttcttctccttcgtcttccATACCAATAAGGTCTAGCAGCTCCTGCTCCTGCACCTTCGAATCATCCTTCTGATGGCTCCAAGGTgaacttttgtttgttgaagAGAACTCTTCTTGATGAATCCCGCTCTCTTGCATTTCCAACtgtaaatcatcatcatcatcttccgaGTCATCGTTTATTTTCATCAGTTCGTCGTAAGACTCATTGAATGCATCAAGTGCTTCTCCAGTTAAGTTCATAACCAGGGGTTGGATCTCAGCAAGATTAGTCTTGGTGTGCTCTATAGCAACTGGGATTTTCGAGTCACTCTTATATGTCATCACTTCACGGTGTTCCCATAACCTTGACCATGACTTCTTGCTCTCTGATTCCATGACCAGCTGCTCCACCTTCCTTTGGCTCTCCTGGAGTGCAGACTCGAGCTCTTCAATCCGTTTCTCAAGACGTGAATTGATAACTTTATGCAATCGCAAGCTCAATTCACGAGGTGAGACAGCATAGTTTCCTGAGTCAGGCGTGGAGTCACCACTTGGGTCTAGGTTGGAATCAGGTTCATCTAAACGCTTCCCTTTAACCCGATCAGCTCTCAGTTCACCCTGTGCAAATTCTACCTCACAATCCGGCTCCATCTACAAAAAAGTTTAAAGTAGAAATTACAAtattaaactttgaaatttggTGATTCAAGGAAAGCAAAGCAAATAGCATAGTTGAAAAGTGCAGACAACACACCTCGATCAAATCAGAGAGCCTTGTCTCAATGTTGGAGGAGTTCATGTTGATTTCTAGCCTTTCAAGTTCAGCTTCAAGCTCTGCTTCAATATTACTTATAGATTCTGAATTCTCAGCTGCCTTTGCAATATCTATCTCCTTCACTATTAACGAGTCTTTCATCTCGAGCTCATTTTCTAAATCATGCACCAAGTTCTCTGTTTGCTTCAGCTCTTGTTTGACTTTGCTCACTTCGGCTTGGTTTGCCATGAACGAGGACATGATGCCAATCGAGATACCTATTTGTAGCAACACTGTTGCATCACCTAgtcctgaaaaaaaaagaaactcaagtGTCATGAACAATTCTTTCAATCTTCCAGCATAAATAATTACAATCTAAAGAATGCAACAACATTACCATGCTTTCTACTCTTGCTCGTCTCATTTCCTACTCTTCTCTCAACCGAAGACTCCAATCCGGAGAATTTGCAACTTTGTGTAGCCTGATCTTCATTGAAAGTAATATGTTGGCTCAGCCACAGCGAATCTGCAGTGCTCTTGCTAATGACACGAGTACCATCAGTCACGAGTAATGGCCTTGAGACTGAAGCGTGTGGTGATGTAAACGGGCTAGTCATGTAATCTTCCATGGTCATTTGCTCTCTACGAAACCGAGACATTAAGCAACTATCCAGGGAACTCAAAGGTTTGGTTAATCGCCTGTACCGCTGGTTTCTCCTAATGGATGTTCTCTGCCTAAATGAAGAAGAGTCACCTGCAAGAGTACCACTGGGATTCCAATTCCCATGTTCAAGCTCAGAGAACTCTGGCATCAAGCTAAACAAAGAATCTGAATGGTTAGTATCGTAACATCCCAAATTCTCCCCACTCGTAGATGCATCTGGATTTTCCCAATCTGATATCATTTTCTCATCCCCAAGCTTGGTTTCATTAGTCTTCTCGCCTCTTACTAATCTGCTAAGCAGGCACCTATGAGGAGGTTTGGGATTCACATCATCCGAAGAAGATTCAAGAATGCTACTTTTACCTTTGGTCACATTCTGCAATTGCTTAGCTATATACCCCGTAGCAGCAGTCGCAGCGATTAACCATATATCCATTTCTTAGTCTCTTGTCTTGAAGAATCAAGAGAGCAACACAAAACTGAACATTAGATACTCCACTTCTTCATTCCAATGAAGGAATTCCAAATTCATATCGAAAGCTCAGAGCTTTAACTTGTCAAGTACAGAGACTAAAATCCTAATCTTATCTAGCAAATTCACAAACGAACTCTCAACACGAGGAACCTCAAGTTGCGACCTAGAATCCCGTATACAAAATGTAGGAATCAGGTTGAGAGAGcaaagcccaaaaaaaaaaaccaaactttgtaGCGAACTATCCCGAAATCGAATTACTGAGCAATACCCATCTTTCAAAACCAAGAAAGCTTCGATTTTTCCGTCAGAGATAAGGTGAGGGAACAGACAACGTGTACCCTTTAGGCAAAAACTGCAAGgaacgaagagaagaagaagaagaagaagagagagacctTGGTTGTGTAGCTTGAAGAATTGATCAATTAACACCAATGGAGAAGCTCAAGGTCTAAGATATCTTCTAACAATCGGAGAAAAAGTGGAATCTTTGTCGGAAGTGGGTACAATCGAATCTATCAAATTAAGACAAGACGAGCTCACGAACGAACGGCtctgtgtttttatttattagtaattATCTTTCGATAGGAGCTTCGTTTATACAAGAATAACGGACGATACGGCAAGTAAtttagtgagaaaaaaaaaaaaaaactgtaaggTTATTATTAAATTCCCAAATATCagataataatgttttaaaaagaaaaaataaaaagaaaaaaaaggttaagtTGTTGAATAACCCAAACAACTACGAAACAACAaagatattattatcattttgcCCATTTCCCATATTTAAGACGAGAATTCAAGTGATGTACAGAACTCAGAAGTTAATATGGAAATAGTCTTGGATTGAAAATTCTTTGATACAATTTTGGAGTTTGACAattaatatatacagtatatgttaattttaaatgatttaacGTTAATAATACTAACTATAGTAtaagaacaataaaaatattttttccggtatataaaaatacatatatatatatatatatatatcctgcCGGTATGTTGAGCATTACATAAATAGATATATCACGTTTTAAGTCgttctttttttcaattttgttttcatttttatgccAAATTTTGTAAACACTAAACTGCaacaatgtttattttatactatctAAAAGGATACTGTGACCGCTGACCGGCAGTATACTGATATGCATTAACCAATGGAGCTTTTACTACAAACCATACAGATACAGAGTTTATGATCCTACTACACAACCCACATAAACTAGACCGAATACAGCTTCACCATACCGAAGCATTAGTACATAATACATTAATTAACACAGCCAAGTGACATACTCAAAAGTCTCGCAATATTTCTTAACCAGTGGTTTTTTTAAACTTAACGAATAACTCAGAAACCTAAAGCTCCAATTCGTGAGCAGTTTTTGGGTAAATAATAATACTTCAGAGAGGTTTAGACGCAGCTTCGTCTATGTAagcctcagcttcttcttcagagaCTCTTCCTCCTTCCACAAGTCCCCTTATTAAAGTGTAGGCATAGGCTTTTGCAGGAGGTCTGAGAGGGAACTCACCGGATTTGAACTTCTCAGCCACAGAATGCGTGcaactgcaaacaaaaaaaatgaggtTAGTCGGCAGTTTAACTCTGTTTTCTCAgcagcaaaagagaaaaagaataatgaaaacTTACGTCATTGTAAATATAGGAATGTCGCATTCTTTCCCCAAGCAGACAACAGATCCATACCAACTATCCTGTAAACAAATGTGTATAAGTGTGATTATTACATGTTTCTATTAGTGTGTATCAATCAACATTTATAATCTGACTAACCGAAACAGCTTCAGGTATAACGGCTCCTTTGTTCTCTGTTAACTGCAGAGCAGCTAGATCAAAGACTGGAAAATCAGTATCTACACTCAAAGCATTTTCTTGACGCAGAACGTCGTTGAACTGCTCCAGCCTGTTCAAAGAAAAAACCACAGATAGGGAATAAGTAGAAAAGATCACCAAATGAATTGCATATGGAAAGTGGAAACTGACATGAAAAAGTGGTGGTACACTTAACGTGATTCTGTACAAACACATGTGAGTTTGATCATTGGGACTAGCAAGGGGATTGGCGAAAGCAACTCCGCCTGCACCCCACCTAGCTGTATGTTCACGGCCAAAGAACAATCTATGTGCAAATGTTTTCCACACTATTTCCTTTGGTGGACTTTTATCTATTGAACCAACACATGCCTTTTTCAATCCATCGACCTGAAAATAAATACAGACAGCCATATATGTGTCAGTAAAGTCCAAAGCTCAGACCCAACCATAAtataaagcaaaacaaaacagggTGATCACTTACCTGTCCCCCTTGAATATAGCAAAGAAACCTTGGTTTCCACATGTTGGATCCAAAAGACGCATACCAAACCTCAACCTTTGCGAGATCAGCTCTCCAAGATATAGATGCAGTCTCTACTTGGTGGTTTTCAATGCTGAGTTTCGACATCTGATCCTGGAGTCCCTGAGCGTCGTCTTCAGTTTCAGAGTCGGAGTTTGAAACCAAGATAATCTATaatgaacaaacaaaattaattctGTGATAAGAAGACATACAGAAACTGTCTCGAAGTGGTTGCTAAGTGAtaaacaatgaaaatgaaaatggctGACAAAAAGAAGG
It encodes the following:
- the LOC104726692 gene encoding uncharacterized protein LOC104726692, giving the protein MDIWLIAATAATGYIAKQLQNVTKGKSSILESSSDDVNPKPPHRCLLSRLVRGEKTNETKLGDEKMISDWENPDASTSGENLGCYDTNHSDSLFSLMPEFSELEHGNWNPSGTLAGDSSSFRQRTSIRRNQRYRRLTKPLSSLDSCLMSRFRREQMTMEDYMTSPFTSPHASVSRPLLVTDGTRVISKSTADSLWLSQHITFNEDQATQSCKFSGLESSVERRVGNETSKSRKHGLGDATVLLQIGISIGIMSSFMANQAEVSKVKQELKQTENLVHDLENELEMKDSLIVKEIDIAKAAENSESISNIEAELEAELERLEINMNSSNIETRLSDLIEMEPDCEVEFAQGELRADRVKGKRLDEPDSNLDPSGDSTPDSGNYAVSPRELSLRLHKVINSRLEKRIEELESALQESQRKVEQLVMESESKKSWSRLWEHREVMTYKSDSKIPVAIEHTKTNLAEIQPLVMNLTGEALDAFNESYDELMKINDDSEDDDDDLQLEMQESGIHQEEFSSTNKSSPWSHQKDDSKVQEQELLDLIGMEDEGEESSDFESEMEKQLIKQIVEKTKQGSPVVLNAQKMLFLMEETEHKL
- the LOC104726693 gene encoding glycine-rich RNA-binding protein 3, mitochondrial-like; the protein is MAFLSKFGNILKQTSSKQLNAQVSLSSPSLFQALRCMSSSKLFIGGMAYSMDEDSLREAFTKYGEVVETRVILDRETGRSRGFGFVTFTSSEAASSAIQALDGRDLHGRVVKVNYANDRTSGGGFGGGGYGGGGYGGGGAGGYGGGYGGGGGYGSGNAGGYGSGNAGGYGSNAGGYGGSAGGYGGSGAGGYGGDATGHGAGGGYGASGGYGSSGNTYGEVPSATAGAVGDYNGSSGYGSANTYGSNNGGFAGDSQFGGNPVPNSSQFAGDNTQFAAGSQFGGEDQFGSMEKSEIKMENGPVEGDFEDDTDVAKRA